One genomic window of Polyodon spathula isolate WHYD16114869_AA unplaced genomic scaffold, ASM1765450v1 scaffolds_1585, whole genome shotgun sequence includes the following:
- the msto1 gene encoding protein misato homolog 1 gives MGSLCREVVTLQLGHYASFVGTHWWNLQDASLCYDADPRDPPSQVRSDVLFREGRTQSGQTTYTPRLIALDLKGSLNALRQEGTLYELHRQDSTFTWEGEVMTHKEEPAVKNPFLQDLEQLDVNSWMYPAAGEMQGEVSAEGDFSQQQCRGAGGSVNASVERTRKLFSLEGSVRVWSDFLRIHIHPRSISVIHQYNHDGETNRMEAFGQGEALLREPLFLEELEDRLHFFVEECDYLQGFQVLCDLQDGFSGLGSGVTELLHDEYKGRGVFTLGLAPITHPDTSPVKDVFHLLNSVLGMVSLSNHSSLFCPLSLRGGLGRRPPPHITFPHLQYDPSLWYHSSAVLATALETLTLPYRTVQDGATMGQLADSLAVSGRKVVTACGAVPFPMMLGDCLPDALAGCGAALPWRPLSACGEQSDGRCFAQAVSLRGIEGQSLVSQLDPGTQPPSPLHCYGSGEEVLTACLQERYPGTPSVVHLVQSPCKTTTPFPQIFTPALGKHGFLESSPRPASTPVDSIPVLTCLQSSPLLHRCLSELHSEVSAVDLRQFCSFLSAGTELDDLREALQDFKALAQHYRMNSDLDASSEEESD, from the exons ATGGGGAGCCTGTGTCGGGAGGTAGTCACCCTGCAACTCGGCCATTACGCCAGCTTCGTGGGGACGCACTGGTGGAATCTACAG GACGCGTCTCTTTGCTACGATGCGGACCCCCGCGACCCCCCCAGCCAGGTCCGCAGCGACGTTCTCTTCAGGGAGGGGCGCACGCAGTCCGGACAGACCACCTACACCCCCCGCCTCATCGCACTGGACCTCAAAG GCAGCCTGAATGCACTGAGACAGGAAGGCACCCTGTATGAATTGCACAGACAGGACAGCACCTTCACATG GGAGGGCGAGGTGATGACACACAAAGAGGAGCCGGCTGTCAAGAACCCGTTCCTGCAGGACCTGGAACAGCTGGATGTGAACAGCTGGATGTACCCCGCAGCAGGAGAGATG CAGGGGGAGGTGTCGGCAGAGGGAGACTTCAGCCAGCAGCAGtgcagag gcGCAGGGGGCTCGGTGAATGCCAGTGTGGAGCGCACTCGGAAGTTGTTCTCTCTGGAGGGCAGTGTGAGGGTGTGGTCAGACTTCCTCAGGATCCACATTCACCCCCGCTCCATCTCCGTCATTCACCAGTACAACCACGACGG GGAGACGAACCGCATGGAGGCGTTTGGCCAGGGGGAGGCGCTGCTGCGGGAGCCCCTGTTCCTGGAGGAGCTGGAGGACAGGCTGCATTTCTTTGTGGAGGAATGTGACTACCTGCAG GGGTTCCAGGTGCTGTGTGACCTGCAGGATGGGTTCTCTGGCCTGGGCTCTGGAGTCACAGAGCTGCTGCACGATGAATATAAGGGGAGAGGAGTCTTCACCTTGGGGCTGGCACCCATCACACACCCCGAcact AGCCCTGTAAAGGATGTGTTTCACTTGCTGAACTCTGTCCTGGGCATGGTCAGCCTGTCCAATCACAGCTCTCTCTTCTGCCCGCTGTCCCTGAGGGGGGGGTTGGGGCGCAGACCGCCCCCCCACATCACCTTCCCCCACCTGCAGTACGAC CCCTCCCTATGGTATCACAGCAGTGCTGTACTGGCCACGGCTCTGGAAACGCTGACACTGCCCTACCGCACCGTGCAGGACGGCGCCACCATGGGGCAGCTGGCAGACTCGCTCGCCGTGTCGGGCAGGAAG GTGGTGACAGCATGTGGCGCGGTCCCCTTTCCCATGATGCTCGGCGACTGTCTCCCGGACGCGCTCGCTGGGTGCGGCGCGGCGTTGCCGTGGAGACCGCTGTCGGCCTGCGGGGAGCAGAGTGACGGCCGCTGCTTCGCCCAGGCGGTGTCGCTGAGAGGAATAGAGGGGCAGAGCCTGGTCAG TCAGTTGGACCCTGGGACCCAACCCCCCTCTCCCCTGCACTGCTACGGCTCTGGAGAGGAGGTGCTGACAGCCTGCCTGCAGGAGCGGTACCCCGGCACACCCAG TGTGGTGCACCTGGTTCAAAGCCCCTGCAAAACGACGACCCCCTTCCCTCAGATCTTCACCCCAGCCCTGGGCAAGCACGGCTTCCTGGAGTCCAGCCCACGACCAGCCAGCACCC CGGTGGACAGCATCCCTGTCCTCACGTGTCTCCAGTCCTCCCCTCTCCTGCACCGCTGTCTCTCTGAGCTGCACTCGGAGGTCAGCGCTGTGGATCTGCGGCAGTTCTGCAGTTTCCTGTCCGCTGGCACGGAGCTCGACGACCTCCGGGAGGCGCTGCAGGACTTCAAGGCCCTGGCCCAGCACTACAGGATGAACTCTGACCTCGACGCCTCGTCTGAGGAGGAATCGGACTGA
- the LOC121309924 gene encoding transmembrane protein 79-like: MLARMEQRAPLPENTQTKKDPAPGGEVALPPALHTLALQGPGENEGSRAHVGLSDDAKLATGILSQATPGEGAGENPEREVEEVNEMPEVASQVFSPSVQIVTPPSSLRKRKEAYEIEEAHPFLVPQKEPLHGLYEDWPEGGDGLPDRKPAGCCQGRCDCCSYSSLKATASLSAALLIAPVFLYGGFVFLPFDAPVLSGAPSAVIYTLRCSVFATVPIVLGIAVHGIAQLCSSSLDPFGDRKQEVEVHRRFVNQSVSLLALFVLNLAVLSTYLDSRTLKLVPLLSGLFGLARLIYWLAFAVSSHFRSFGFGLTYFPIVAMLGANIFFMFVQQGVSLFATEAITTTPSPPKQRFWG; encoded by the exons ATGCTGGCCAGAATGGAGCAGCGGGCTCCTCTCCCAGAAAACACCCAAACCAAGAAGGACCCCGCGCCGGGGGGAGAGGTAGCCCTGCCCCCAGCGCTTCATACCCTCGCCCTGCAGGGACCGGGCGAGAACGAAGGCAGCAGAGCCCACGTGGGGCTCAGCGACGACGCCAAGCTGGCCACCGGCATCCTCTCCCAGGCGACTCCAGGAGAGGGTGCCGGAGAGAACCCGGAGAGGGAAGTGGAAGAAGTGAATGAAATGCCGGAGGTGGCCTCGCAGGTCTTCAGCCCCAGCGTTCAGATCGTCACGCCCCCGTCCAGCCTGAGGAAGAGGAAGGAGGCGTACGAGATCGAGGAGGCGCACCCCTTCCTGGTCCCACAGAAGGAGCCCCTGCACGGGCTGTATGAGGACTGGCCAGAGGGGGGCGACGGCCTGCCGGACCGGAAGCCGGCCGGGTGCTGCCAGGGCCGCTGTGACTGCTGCAGCTACTCCAGCCTCAAGGCCACTGCCTCCCTGTCCGCCGCGCTGCTCATTGCACCCGTCTTTCTCTACGGGGGGTTTGTCTTCCTCCCGTTTGATGCGCCCGTCCTCTCGGGAGCCCCCTCGGCTGTCatctacaccctgcgctgctctGTCTTCGCCACCGTGCCCATCGTGCTGG GCATCGCGGTGCACGGGATAGCCCAGCTGTGCTCGTCCTCGCTGGATCCCTTCGGAGACAGGAAGCAGGAAGTGGAGGTTCACCGGCGCTTCGTCAACCAGTCGGTCAGCCTGCTGGCCCTGTTTGTCCTCAATCTGGCCGTGCTGTCCACCTACCTGGACAGCAGGACGCTGAAGCTGGTGCCCCTGCTAAGCGGGCTCTTCGGCCTGGCGAG GTTAATCTACTGGCTGGCGTTTGCCGTCAGTAGTCATTTCCGTAGCTTTGGGTTCGGCCTCACCTACTTTCCTATCGTGGCGATGCTGGGGGCAAACATCTTCTTCATGTTCGTCCAGCAGGGGGTGAGCTTGTTCGCTACTGAGGCCATAACCACGACCCCCTCGCCCCCCAAACAGAGATTCTGGGGCTGA